A stretch of the Polyangiaceae bacterium genome encodes the following:
- the recB gene encoding exodeoxyribonuclease V subunit beta produces the protein MTAAATVPFDAVEISLDRKNLVEASAGTGKTYAITTLFVRLLLESKRDPSEILVVTFTDAATAELRDRVRGRIVEAEEAFRAALAGETPKDEAFAKLAKRRGPALEEDLKRLRRAVENIDEAPISTIHGFCQRVLHDNAFGTRVPFGAELIPDLSELYDDVLYDLWQRRVAHGSPGFARQAAALGVNMPRLRQLLEESRRNPRVAVVPAVVAPVEPSALQRALEEVRQQLARFDGFAYVGEHCKASAFGKGDAIHVLLAELRACVACDDPNELYFPPGAEKLFPACVADSLYVKFAGDPGAAHPFFAAFERLVRLSWLRVLSLQHEVLSEAPKELLRRKTQRGVLGFEDLLLRVADALAGEDGARLAEVLRQRFKAVLIDEFQDTDPVQFEIFERVFGGGSHPLFLIGDPKQAMYAFRGADVFAYLAAAKNARRFSMGTSYRSDPGHVAVVNNLFRPPGTFLIPAIGYSDVAHKPGATNAFNAPHASSSASVELLFATRTDDTKPVNKSLARRAAARIVAADIVRLLQGTTTVVRAGKQERIGAGDVAVLTRTNAQCFMVQDALRARGIVSVVISDTSVFESEEAADVQAVLGAVLDPMSRFDLRRAVATSLLGVTGDQIAAREADPEWWQGWVTSFRRWHELWVERGFVRMFRALLTDTGAAAHLLALAGGERRLTNVLHLSELLHRVATEQHLGPAALLAWLGEQRAGEAAVAERAEIRLESDEAAVKILTVHKAKGLEFPVVYCPFLWDAVGGKRDKGPFRFHDRTGSATLDIDVDAQARGDNWGWSRWESFAEEMRVAYVALTRAKHRTTIVWGGFNTLGASAAAYLLHPPGSLAPPGVPDGARLNGESDAVLQRHLGQLVSRAKGALALRSVPLNDDEDPMTQEAQAGGPLEAQPIPNRIQSWQRTSSFSNLIKRELGWQLDEEEGRDRDEEVSAAAAAEAAPTPVVPGERVRITLDGFPRGRRTGDLFHDVFEQLDFASATDEELAAVAQAKLDGFGFTQSFSAEELEIRRAQMVRAVRETLGTPLSAGGPRLRDIGARKKFAELEFRMPVGEGDAPLTRRRLAEVFRAHPSDRPSGALPAAYADRVERLGFRELRGFLKGYVDLVFEHAGHWYVVDYKTNHLGDHLDDYGLPALRRELEESHYFLQYHLYTLALDRYLAHWQKGYEYDKHFGGVFYLFVKGMHPSAPVGNGVFFEKPPLARMRALGAVLDGAKLGGEARAGGGA, from the coding sequence ATGACCGCCGCCGCGACCGTCCCGTTCGATGCGGTGGAGATCTCGCTCGACCGCAAGAACCTCGTGGAGGCGAGCGCCGGAACCGGGAAGACGTACGCCATCACCACGCTGTTCGTGCGGCTCCTGCTGGAGTCGAAGCGCGATCCCTCGGAGATCTTGGTGGTCACCTTCACGGACGCGGCGACGGCGGAGCTCAGGGACCGCGTGCGCGGGCGCATCGTCGAGGCGGAGGAGGCCTTTCGCGCGGCACTCGCGGGAGAGACCCCGAAGGACGAGGCGTTCGCGAAGCTGGCGAAGCGCCGGGGCCCCGCTCTCGAGGAAGATCTGAAGCGTCTGCGGCGTGCCGTGGAGAACATCGACGAAGCGCCGATCTCCACCATCCACGGGTTCTGCCAGCGCGTGCTCCACGACAACGCCTTCGGAACCCGCGTGCCCTTCGGCGCGGAGCTGATTCCGGATCTGAGCGAGCTCTACGATGACGTCTTGTACGACCTGTGGCAGCGCCGCGTCGCCCACGGTTCGCCAGGATTTGCGCGACAAGCCGCAGCGCTTGGCGTGAACATGCCACGCCTGCGGCAGCTGCTCGAAGAGTCGCGGCGAAACCCCCGGGTGGCCGTGGTGCCAGCGGTTGTAGCGCCGGTCGAGCCATCGGCGCTCCAGCGCGCACTCGAAGAAGTCCGGCAGCAGCTCGCTCGGTTCGACGGGTTTGCGTACGTCGGCGAGCACTGCAAGGCGTCCGCCTTCGGCAAGGGCGACGCCATCCACGTCCTGCTCGCCGAGCTGCGCGCCTGCGTTGCCTGCGACGATCCGAACGAGCTGTACTTCCCCCCAGGCGCCGAGAAGTTGTTCCCTGCGTGTGTCGCAGACAGCCTGTATGTGAAGTTCGCCGGCGACCCTGGCGCCGCCCACCCCTTCTTCGCGGCGTTCGAGCGCTTGGTCCGTCTCTCGTGGCTGCGAGTCCTCTCGCTGCAGCACGAGGTGTTGAGCGAGGCTCCGAAGGAACTGCTGCGCAGGAAGACGCAGCGCGGCGTGCTCGGGTTCGAGGACCTCTTGCTCAGGGTTGCCGACGCGCTCGCCGGTGAGGACGGCGCGAGGCTCGCGGAGGTGCTGCGCCAGCGCTTCAAGGCGGTCTTGATCGACGAGTTCCAGGACACCGATCCCGTGCAGTTCGAGATCTTCGAACGCGTGTTCGGCGGGGGCTCGCACCCGCTGTTCTTGATCGGCGACCCCAAGCAGGCCATGTACGCGTTTCGCGGAGCGGACGTGTTCGCCTACCTGGCTGCGGCGAAGAACGCCCGACGCTTTAGCATGGGGACGAGCTACCGCTCGGATCCTGGCCACGTCGCCGTGGTGAACAATCTGTTCCGCCCGCCTGGAACCTTCCTGATCCCCGCGATCGGGTATTCGGATGTGGCGCACAAGCCGGGGGCGACGAACGCGTTCAACGCCCCGCACGCATCGAGCTCGGCGTCGGTCGAGCTCCTGTTCGCGACGCGCACCGACGACACAAAGCCCGTCAACAAGTCCCTCGCGCGCCGCGCCGCAGCGCGCATCGTGGCGGCGGACATCGTGCGCCTGCTGCAGGGCACGACGACGGTTGTCCGCGCGGGGAAGCAGGAGCGCATCGGTGCCGGCGACGTCGCGGTCCTGACGCGCACCAACGCCCAGTGCTTCATGGTGCAGGACGCGCTCCGAGCGCGCGGCATCGTGTCGGTGGTCATCAGCGACACCAGCGTGTTCGAGTCCGAGGAGGCAGCGGACGTGCAAGCTGTCCTGGGTGCCGTGCTCGATCCGATGAGCCGCTTCGACCTGCGGCGCGCCGTCGCCACCTCGCTCCTGGGCGTCACCGGCGACCAGATCGCGGCGCGCGAGGCCGATCCCGAGTGGTGGCAGGGCTGGGTGACCAGTTTTCGCAGGTGGCACGAGCTGTGGGTCGAGCGTGGGTTCGTCCGCATGTTCCGCGCGCTTTTGACGGACACCGGCGCGGCAGCCCACCTGCTCGCGCTGGCCGGCGGGGAGCGTCGCCTCACGAACGTGCTGCACCTCTCGGAGCTCCTGCACCGGGTCGCAACCGAGCAGCACCTCGGCCCCGCGGCGCTCCTGGCCTGGCTCGGAGAGCAGCGCGCGGGCGAGGCCGCGGTCGCGGAGCGCGCCGAGATCCGCCTCGAGAGCGACGAGGCCGCGGTGAAGATCCTGACCGTTCACAAGGCCAAGGGGCTCGAGTTTCCGGTCGTGTACTGCCCGTTCCTGTGGGATGCCGTGGGCGGGAAGCGTGACAAGGGACCGTTCCGCTTCCACGATCGAACCGGCAGCGCGACGCTCGACATCGACGTGGATGCGCAGGCGCGCGGCGACAACTGGGGGTGGTCGCGCTGGGAGAGCTTCGCCGAGGAGATGCGCGTGGCGTACGTGGCGCTCACGCGCGCCAAGCACCGCACCACGATCGTGTGGGGTGGGTTCAACACCCTCGGGGCGTCCGCCGCGGCATACCTGCTGCATCCTCCCGGCTCGCTCGCCCCACCCGGGGTCCCCGATGGCGCACGGCTGAACGGCGAATCCGACGCGGTCCTTCAGCGCCACCTCGGTCAGCTGGTGAGCCGCGCCAAGGGCGCGCTGGCGCTCCGGTCCGTGCCGCTGAACGACGACGAAGACCCGATGACGCAAGAGGCCCAGGCGGGTGGGCCGCTCGAGGCGCAGCCCATCCCGAACAGGATCCAGTCCTGGCAGCGGACGAGCAGCTTCTCCAACCTCATCAAGCGCGAGCTCGGCTGGCAGCTCGACGAGGAGGAGGGTCGGGATCGCGACGAGGAGGTCAGCGCGGCCGCGGCGGCCGAGGCTGCGCCCACTCCCGTCGTGCCCGGCGAGCGCGTGCGCATCACTCTCGACGGCTTCCCGCGGGGCCGGCGGACCGGCGATCTGTTTCACGACGTGTTCGAGCAGCTCGACTTCGCGTCCGCGACGGACGAGGAGCTCGCCGCGGTCGCCCAGGCGAAGCTCGACGGCTTCGGCTTCACGCAGAGCTTCTCCGCGGAGGAGCTGGAGATCCGCCGCGCGCAGATGGTGCGAGCCGTCCGGGAGACCCTCGGGACACCGCTCTCCGCCGGTGGGCCGCGGCTTCGGGACATCGGGGCGCGGAAGAAGTTCGCGGAGCTCGAGTTCCGAATGCCGGTGGGCGAGGGGGACGCGCCCCTCACTCGCCGGCGCCTGGCCGAGGTGTTCCGCGCGCACCCGAGCGATCGCCCGAGCGGCGCGCTGCCCGCGGCGTACGCCGACCGCGTCGAGCGGCTGGGCTTCCGCGAGCTTCGCGGGTTCCTCAAGGGCTACGTCGATCTCGTCTTCGAGCATGCCGGGCACTGGTACGTCGTGGACTACAAGACCAACCACCTCGGCGATCACCTGGACGACTACGGGTTGCCCGCGCTGCGACGAGAGCTCGAAGAGTCGCACTATTTCCTGCAGTATCACCTGTACACGCTGGCGCTCGACCGCTACCTCGCCCACTGGCAGAAGGGCTACGAGTACGACAAGCACTTCGGTGGAGTCTTCTATCTGTTCGTGAAGGGGATGCACCCGAGCGCGCCCGTCGGGAACGGGGTCTTCTTCGAGAAACCTCCGCTCGCCCGAATGCGGGCCCTGGGTGCCGTGCTCGACGGCGCGAAGCTCGGCGGCGAAGCGCGGGCGGGAGGTGGCGCATGA
- the recC gene encoding exodeoxyribonuclease V subunit gamma: MPAFHLHRSNRLERLVVSLGDLLAEPVGGPLSPEAVVVQGRGMSIWLGGELAKRFGVWAAPMLYPRELVEQLVGEVLGDDALGDPPLSEDLLAWGVQAVLPELLAQAEFAALKRYAVGDAQGVRMAQLATRIATVFDQYLTYRPDWIRAWEAGDISGVPETDRWQPLLWKHVSERLNRPHLGAASERVIDALAKGPSPEGLPPRVLLFGVSTLPPLYVRVLAALSRHVDVHLFLFSPAPGFWPCRLREPARAGGRAELDVDNALLASLGMLGADFDRVLETELSRVGVAAVPHDLHETPTGTSLLATLQADLHAVAPASSPKLALGSEPAISVHSCHGPMREVEVLHDQLLELLTRKEDRVAPEDVVVLVPDLPTYAPLIEAVFSRDLGNLDFIPYHVADRSDRQGSPVLDGLLRVMGMVRGRVTASDVFDLLVLEPVQHRFGLDTAGIETLRGWVGASGVRWGIDRAHRGQLGVPEDEANTWRFGLRRLMLGYAMPGRGQALFEGVLPFDDVEGKEAQLLGTLAWFTRTLFRWLHELERPRSLAEWAGTLVELGAALFAESRDNARQMARVSQALERAVSDAAAAGFEGSVDVQVLRELLEQAADSAGADRGFLSGGVTFCAMVPMRSIPFSVVCLLGMNDGDFPRSPRPVELDLIRNGKLPRRPGDRSPRDDDRYLFLETVCAARERLVITYTGQSVRDNRSRPPSVCVSELLDYFAARVDLAAGASAEGDDPRARARTAFVVTHPLQGFSPRYFDGSDPRLFSHSTAYASAAQSSMQGRQATKLFMEGELPPAEVGELRLDELVKFFKSPPAYFLNRRLGLYLKQEDGGMSDREPLELDQLENWKLGTALLGCLLDDRPLDEAETLLRAQGELPLGHPGRLELEKLLADCEAIAERTRTDRQGSSLEPLEVRVELEDGTRVTGAIGDRWAGGVVRHTYSKLGSKYVLEAWIRHLALCSGSEKGARTVWIGRGKDADANAVEWAPLPAQEAARELAALVQLYRRGLERPLPFMPATSRDYFDAVGQGKNGEAAAVKAYDEGDLCETAFDPHPARAFSGMLPPFDPAFEVGEKELEDTEFHDLAAAVYGPLDAARAPNAGSVPKATAKATAKAAKAPAKATKPSKGGKKKS, translated from the coding sequence ATGCCCGCTTTTCACCTCCACCGCAGCAACCGCCTCGAGCGCCTCGTCGTGTCGCTCGGCGATCTGCTCGCGGAGCCCGTCGGCGGGCCTCTCTCGCCCGAGGCCGTCGTCGTGCAGGGGAGGGGGATGTCCATCTGGCTCGGTGGCGAGCTGGCGAAGCGCTTCGGGGTGTGGGCGGCGCCCATGCTGTACCCGCGCGAGCTGGTGGAGCAGCTCGTTGGCGAGGTGCTCGGTGACGACGCCTTGGGCGACCCCCCACTCTCGGAAGACTTGCTCGCGTGGGGAGTTCAGGCCGTGCTTCCCGAGTTGCTGGCGCAAGCCGAGTTCGCGGCTCTGAAGCGCTACGCGGTCGGCGACGCGCAGGGCGTGCGGATGGCCCAGCTCGCGACGCGCATAGCCACCGTCTTCGATCAGTACCTGACGTACCGGCCCGACTGGATCCGCGCCTGGGAGGCCGGCGACATCAGCGGCGTTCCGGAAACCGACCGCTGGCAGCCGCTGCTCTGGAAGCACGTCTCGGAGCGCTTGAACCGCCCCCACCTCGGCGCAGCCAGCGAGCGCGTGATCGATGCACTGGCCAAGGGCCCGAGCCCCGAGGGGCTGCCGCCGCGCGTGCTGCTCTTCGGCGTCTCCACCTTGCCTCCGCTCTACGTGCGCGTGCTCGCCGCGCTCTCGCGCCACGTGGACGTGCACCTCTTCCTCTTCTCGCCCGCCCCCGGCTTCTGGCCCTGCAGGCTGCGGGAACCCGCTCGCGCCGGCGGGCGGGCCGAGCTCGACGTGGACAACGCCCTGCTCGCCTCGCTCGGCATGCTGGGCGCTGACTTCGACCGCGTGCTCGAGACGGAGCTGTCCCGTGTGGGCGTCGCGGCCGTACCGCACGACCTGCATGAGACGCCCACCGGAACCTCGCTGCTCGCCACGCTCCAGGCCGATCTCCACGCGGTCGCCCCGGCGAGCTCGCCGAAACTCGCGCTCGGTTCCGAGCCCGCGATCTCGGTCCATTCCTGCCACGGGCCCATGCGCGAGGTCGAGGTGCTCCACGACCAGCTGCTCGAGCTGCTGACGCGAAAAGAAGACCGCGTGGCGCCCGAGGACGTCGTGGTGCTGGTCCCCGACTTGCCGACCTACGCTCCGTTGATCGAGGCCGTCTTTTCGCGTGACCTCGGCAATCTCGACTTCATCCCGTACCACGTGGCCGATCGCTCCGACCGACAGGGCTCGCCGGTGCTCGACGGCCTCCTGCGCGTGATGGGCATGGTGCGCGGACGGGTCACGGCTTCCGACGTGTTCGACCTGCTCGTGCTCGAGCCCGTGCAGCACCGCTTCGGTCTGGACACCGCTGGAATAGAGACCCTCAGAGGGTGGGTCGGCGCGAGCGGCGTGCGCTGGGGTATCGACCGTGCTCACCGCGGACAGCTCGGCGTGCCCGAGGACGAGGCGAACACCTGGCGCTTCGGCCTGCGGCGCCTGATGCTCGGCTATGCGATGCCCGGTCGTGGGCAAGCGCTGTTCGAAGGCGTGCTGCCGTTCGACGACGTGGAGGGCAAGGAAGCGCAGCTCCTCGGCACGCTGGCGTGGTTCACGCGCACCCTGTTTCGCTGGCTGCACGAGCTCGAACGGCCACGTTCGCTGGCGGAGTGGGCGGGCACCCTGGTCGAGCTCGGCGCCGCGCTCTTCGCAGAGAGCCGTGACAACGCGCGGCAGATGGCGCGCGTCAGCCAGGCGCTCGAGCGTGCAGTCAGCGATGCCGCCGCCGCGGGCTTCGAAGGCAGCGTGGACGTCCAGGTGCTGCGTGAGCTGCTCGAACAAGCGGCAGATTCCGCGGGCGCGGACCGGGGGTTTCTGTCCGGCGGCGTGACCTTCTGCGCGATGGTGCCGATGCGCAGCATCCCGTTCTCCGTCGTGTGCCTGCTCGGCATGAACGACGGAGATTTCCCCCGCTCACCGCGCCCGGTCGAGCTCGACCTGATCCGCAACGGCAAGCTGCCGCGGCGACCCGGTGACCGCTCGCCGCGCGACGACGACCGCTACCTATTCCTGGAGACCGTGTGCGCGGCACGCGAGCGGCTCGTGATCACCTACACCGGCCAGAGCGTGCGCGACAATCGCTCGCGCCCGCCGTCGGTGTGCGTCTCCGAGCTGCTCGACTACTTCGCGGCGCGCGTTGACCTTGCGGCCGGCGCCAGCGCGGAGGGAGACGACCCGAGAGCTCGCGCCCGCACGGCGTTCGTGGTGACGCATCCGCTCCAGGGCTTCAGTCCGCGCTACTTCGACGGCTCCGACCCGCGGCTGTTCAGCCACTCGACCGCGTACGCGTCCGCCGCTCAGTCGTCGATGCAGGGGCGGCAAGCCACGAAGCTGTTCATGGAGGGCGAGCTCCCTCCTGCGGAAGTCGGCGAGCTCCGCCTCGACGAGCTGGTGAAGTTCTTCAAGTCGCCGCCCGCGTACTTCCTCAACCGACGACTCGGCCTCTATCTCAAGCAGGAGGACGGCGGCATGTCCGACCGCGAGCCGCTCGAGCTCGACCAGCTCGAGAACTGGAAGCTCGGCACGGCGCTGTTGGGCTGCCTGCTCGACGACCGCCCGCTGGACGAGGCGGAGACGCTGCTGCGCGCGCAGGGCGAGCTTCCGCTCGGACATCCGGGAAGGCTCGAGCTGGAGAAGCTGCTCGCCGACTGCGAAGCGATCGCCGAGCGCACTCGGACCGATCGGCAGGGCTCCAGTCTCGAGCCGCTCGAGGTGCGCGTGGAGCTCGAGGACGGCACGCGGGTAACGGGAGCGATCGGGGACCGCTGGGCCGGCGGGGTCGTGAGGCACACCTACTCGAAGCTCGGGAGCAAGTACGTGCTGGAGGCGTGGATCCGCCACCTGGCGCTGTGCTCGGGCTCCGAGAAGGGCGCACGGACGGTGTGGATAGGGCGAGGCAAGGATGCGGACGCGAATGCCGTCGAGTGGGCCCCGCTTCCGGCGCAGGAAGCGGCACGCGAGCTGGCCGCGCTGGTGCAGCTCTACCGCCGAGGGCTCGAACGGCCGTTGCCGTTCATGCCGGCAACCAGCCGCGACTACTTCGACGCAGTCGGGCAAGGCAAGAACGGCGAGGCGGCGGCCGTCAAAGCCTACGACGAAGGAGACCTCTGCGAGACGGCCTTCGATCCTCACCCGGCGCGCGCCTTCAGCGGGATGCTGCCGCCGTTCGATCCAGCGTTCGAGGTCGGCGAGAAGGAGCTCGAGGACACCGAGTTCCACGACCTGGCGGCGGCGGTGTACGGCCCGCTCGATGCCGCCAGGGCGCCGAATGCGGGGTCGGTGCCCAAGGCGACGGCCAAGGCGACAGCCAAGGCGGCGAAGGCGCCGGCGAAGGCAACGAAGCCGTCGAAGGGCGGGAAGAAGAAGTCATGA
- a CDS encoding ankyrin repeat domain-containing protein: MKVAFHTRDAEIETIWCSVVNRAKGLFRLDNIPYLRARPTYGDVIVATPGRGGMLRYRRTHKLGGFSVDALEYRHKATFAPLVALLEKKCGVVCEGFSPPTIGSPGVVAIAIPRGVALPDVGKAVERRFPDVRPVPSPEDEANERLHGAVIKGDLRTLRKALTEGARVNSKNEHGQSAVFVATDRGDAAMLKALRAAGANLRVRNELGQTGLHFAAAEGQRLIAKIFLDAGIGPNDRRNHYRASPLHLAALRDQADVAKLLLHAGARVDLRDDRNFTPLMCAADSSSTRTARALLPHCSAEEKNDAVSVAARRRRPAMVKLLLEAGASRRSRRKTASTRAKAPRKRRRAPAA; this comes from the coding sequence GTGAAGGTCGCGTTCCATACCCGTGACGCCGAGATTGAAACCATTTGGTGCTCTGTCGTCAATCGCGCGAAAGGGCTCTTTCGTCTCGACAACATCCCGTATCTCCGCGCTCGGCCCACCTACGGCGATGTGATCGTTGCCACCCCGGGCCGAGGCGGGATGCTCAGGTACCGCCGTACCCACAAGCTCGGTGGCTTCTCGGTAGACGCGCTCGAGTACAGACACAAAGCGACGTTTGCGCCGCTCGTTGCGCTGCTCGAGAAGAAGTGCGGGGTTGTCTGCGAGGGATTCTCCCCGCCAACAATAGGCTCTCCGGGCGTGGTGGCGATCGCGATCCCGAGGGGCGTCGCGCTGCCCGACGTGGGCAAGGCGGTCGAACGACGGTTTCCCGACGTCCGGCCCGTCCCATCCCCAGAAGATGAGGCGAATGAGAGACTTCACGGCGCGGTGATCAAGGGAGACCTGAGAACCCTCAGGAAGGCCCTCACCGAGGGAGCGAGGGTGAACTCGAAGAACGAGCACGGTCAGTCGGCTGTGTTCGTCGCGACTGACCGAGGGGATGCAGCGATGCTCAAGGCCCTCCGAGCTGCCGGCGCGAATCTTCGCGTGCGCAACGAACTCGGCCAAACGGGGCTTCATTTCGCTGCCGCAGAAGGTCAAAGGCTGATCGCGAAGATCTTCCTCGATGCAGGGATAGGTCCGAACGACCGCCGAAATCACTACCGCGCATCGCCACTCCACCTCGCAGCGCTGCGCGACCAGGCCGACGTGGCAAAGCTGCTGTTGCATGCCGGGGCGCGCGTCGACCTCCGTGATGATCGGAATTTCACCCCCCTGATGTGTGCGGCCGACTCGTCGAGCACCAGAACTGCGCGCGCGCTTCTCCCGCACTGCTCGGCAGAAGAGAAGAACGACGCGGTCTCGGTTGCGGCGCGCCGTAGACGCCCCGCCATGGTGAAACTCCTTCTGGAGGCCGGTGCCTCTCGCCGTTCGCGCAGGAAGACGGCGAGCACGCGAGCAAAGGCACCGAGAAAGCGAAGAAGAGCGCCTGCGGCGTGA